The sequence TCTTTGTTGCGAAAATACTCCATCAGGCGCTTGGCTTCCGCGGACAGGGTGACCGTGTCCCCCTGGCTTGCAGGGATATCTCTGGGTGCGCGTCCCTGAGCGGCGTAATCTGTACGCATGCCCATGATCGAATGCGTGCCGCCGATTTCCATGTTGCCTCCTTGCTTGCAGGAAAATCCTGCCTTATTGAAAACCAAATCATTCCATCTAGCAAAAATCGTACACAATTTCCGCCATTCGGCGTAAAAATCGAATGATGCCGATAATGAGCCAACATCATGAAATGGTTTTTCAAAAAGAAAAAACGTGAAACAGGCCCCCTCGTCGAACGAATTCTCAAGCACATCGCTGACGAGAACGCCTTTGATATCGAGGATGATGCCGAATGCGCCGAAACACTGGTCAATTCTGTAGAGAGAGCCTGCGCTTACGCCGAGACCCTGGTCGAGGAGTTGGGGGAGCCGTTCGTTCTGGACCGCAACGCACCCAGCGAAAGAGCCATTGGCCCGGTTCTTTTCGATACCACCAAAGACGCAGTGGATGCCCTGCGACATTCAGTAAAGATCAAAGAAGTCTTCACCAGCACTCAAAGCCGGGATTGCTTCTTTCTGCTGACAATGCATCGCCACGAGTACATGATTCTCGGTAACGAGATTGAAGGGGAAGTGATCAAGCGGGATGTGCTGCAAAACGCAGTGGAATTCCTGGATCACGAATTTTCCAGTGCGGCCCCGACCCTGCTTGAGTTACGCGAAAAGCTTACGGAAAACGTGATGCGTTATCTCATTGGTCTAGCCCCTGCGCGCATTCGCCAGGACACGAGTTTAAGGACCGAGATGCAGCGATCCGAAGCTATGCTCAAGGCGCAAATGAAAACCCTGGATTATGCGCTCAAGGAAAATAAGCCCATTTCCGCGCCCGCCTCGTTGCAGGCCAAGCTCTCGCAGGGGAAGCGGGAGATGACCGGACTGAAGGAGAAACTTGACTCGCTTGCAACTCAATCGGAACTGGCCCCGTGCCTTCGGAAAATACGCGAAATACTCGATTCGCCTCATGAACACATCCGACTTGAGCGCGTGGTGATGCGCGTGGGGGATTTCGGGGTGAAATCCGACACGGGAAAACTGATCCGTTTCCACGAGTGCCATTTCGGAGAAGATGAGCATCTGGCCGTTTTTCTCGCCTCGATTAACCGCGACAACGCCCAGTACCTTTGGCCGGAACTGGCGGAAGATCCGCAGGGCTGATCCGACAAAGCCTCCTCCCGCAGCCTCGGAGCACGGCACGCGATGCCTCCTGCCCCCCTTTGTGGCGCCACCCCGAACCTGTCCTCATGTTCCCCGGAGCATCTCCCTCGACCGGCGACAATTCAAGACTTTCCGCCGAACAAGGTCTTCAGGGTGTCGATGGGCACCGGGAAAACGATGGTCGAGTTCTTCTCCCCGGCGATTTCGCCCAGTGTCTGCAGGTAGCGGAGCTGGATCGCATTGGTGCTTTCGGACAGCTTTTGCGCCGCCTCCACCAGCTTCTGCGCGGCCTGCTGCTCGCCTTCGGCGTGGATGACCTTGGCGCGTCGCTGCCGCTCCGCCTCGGCCTGCTTGGCGATGGCCCGGATCATGGATTCGTCGAGATCGACATGCTTGATCTCCACGTTGGAGACCTTGATTCCCCAACCGTCGGTCTGGCGGTCGAGAATCTTCTGGATGTCCTCGTTGAGCTTGTCGCGCTCGGCCAGGATTTCGTCGAGTTCATGCTTTCCGAGCACGGAGCGCAAGGTGGTCTGGGCCAGCTGGCTGGTTGCTTCCATGAAATGCTCAACGGCGATGATGGCCTTTTCCGGATCGATGACCCGGTAGTAGACCACGGCGTTGACCCGCACGGACACGTTGTCGTGGGAGATGACGTCCTGGGTGGGAACGTCCATGACCACGGTGCGCAGGTCCACCCGCACCATCTGCTGCACGAAGGGGATGAGGATGATCATGCCCGGCCCCTTGACCTTGTCGAACCGGCCCAGAGTGAAGACCACCCCGCGCTCGTACTCGCGCAGGATCTTGATCGTAAAGTAAAGCAAGACCGCCAGCAGGACTACGCCAAAAGTCGCAAATTGCAGAAAAAAGGGATTCATGCGGTTCTCCTTTTTAGTGTTTGTCGTTGTCGGTCGGCGCCTTGGTCACGGAAAGGACAAGCCCCTCCTCTTCCATGGCGATAACGCGGACCTTGTCGCCCTGACGGATCGGATGCCCTGACCTGGCCGACCAGTTCTCGCCCTGCAGATGCACCCTCCCGAGTCCGTCGATAAAATCCTGAATGGCTTCGGCTTCAAGGCCGACCATTGCCTCGCGGCTGCTGAGCCGCGGTTTTCGCAACGTGCGTGCGGCCACCCAGACGATGCCGCCGAAGAGCAGAGCAGAGCCGGCTCCCATGCCGACAATTGCATATGTGTTGATGCGGAATTCGGGCATGTCGCCCTCGAAAAGAATGACCGAACCAGCCACCACCGCGACAATGCCCCCGATCCCAAGGATGCCGAAGGCCGGAATGAAAAGCTCCACCCCGATCAGCGCCATTCCGAGCAAAATGAGCGCAAGCCCGGCGAAGTTCACGGGCAGGATCTGGAAGGCGTACAGCGCCAGCAACAGGCAGATGCCGCCGATTACCCCGGGCACCATGGCGCCCGGGTTGTAGCCCTCGAGAATCAGGCCGTAGATGCCCACCATCAGCAGCATGTAGGCCAGGGTCGGGTTGGTGATGATGGCCAGCAGTTCGGTGCGCCAGTCGGTTTCGATCTCGACGGTGGCAAGATTTGCCGTTTGCAGGGTGCGCGTGCCGTTCTCCATGCGCACCTCGCGACCGTCGATGGCTTCGAGAAGCTCGGGCAGGTTGGCCGCGACAACATCCACAACCCTCTGCTCCAGGGCCTCGGAGGCCGTCAGGCTGACCGCTTCGCGCACCGCGCGCTCGGCCCACTCGGCATTGCGGGCGTGACGCTCGGCCAGACCCTTGATGTAGGCCACGGCGTCATTGACGACCTTGCGCCCCATGGCGTCGTCGGGCAGGTTTTCCGGCTCTTCGGGCAGATTTTCCGGCTGCTCCGTAGCGTTGGCGCCTTCATCCCCATCCCGCATTTTTTCCATCGCCTCCCGGGCACGCTCCCAGCTCGATGGCGATTTGTCGCTCTCGCCGCCCCCGATCTGCACCGGCGTGGCCGAGCCGAGATTGGTGGCCGGGGCCATGGCCGCGATGTGACTGGCGTACATGATGTACGTTCCGGCACTGGCGGCACGGGATCCGGCCGGCGCGACCCAGGTCACCACCGGCACTTCGGAGGCCAAAATCTTGCGGATGATGTCGCGCATGGAAGCATCAAGTCCGCCAGGAGTGTTCAGACGCAACACGACCACCTCCGCGCCCTCTTTCTCGGCACGCGTGATGTTGCGCACAATGTGGTCGCGGGTGGCGGGTCCGATGGCATCATCAACGGTCAGAACATACCCCCGCCGCCCCGTGTCCGCCTCCTGCGCAAAAACAAAACCTGCCAGCACGGCCAGAATAAGGGCCGCCAGTACGCCGAGAATACGGAAGGAATTGGAGCTTCGGTAAATAGACATGCCTTCTTGATAAGGCCATTACACGAAGGATTCAAGGCCGCAGAGAAATTTCTCCAGGTGCATGGAGAACGGTTTTTGTCAGCGCTATCCCTAAGAAGCTTTGAAGCGTGAGAGAAATCGGCAAGAATCGAGTGGTCCGAAGTTGTCCGGCAGGTCACCGGCCTGGGCGAACATACTCAGCCCCTTGCCTTGCTTCTGAGCCAGCCCCGTCAAGCATTGTCTGGAGGACATCGACACAAATCCTCCTGCAACTGGGATTTTTCCCAAGAATCTGGTTGACTTTGAAATACGGCTTCACTAAGAACGACTCCTCACGCCGGAGTGGTGGAATGGTAGACGCAGAGGACTCAAAATCCTCCGGGGGCAACCCCTTGCGAGTTCGAGTCTCGCCTCCGGTACCATGAAAGATTAAAGGGTTAGCAGCTTAACAGGCCGCTAACCCTTTTTGTTGGTCCATCCTTCAAGCTCTTTGACCACGCGGGGCTCTTGTGGCAGGTAAACCCGGTCGATAGCGCACGCCCAAGGAAGGTCCCATGCTGAGTGAAAAATTTCTGAACGAATTCGAGGAATACCTGACCTCCGGCCAGCTGGAGGAAGACTACGGCTACTCCGCCGAGGACCGTAAGATCGAGATTCTTGAATATCTCGAACGCTTCATGGACCTGGCCGAGGAGGTCGACAAGGTTGCCACGCGCCTGCTCATGCCGCATCTCTCAGAAGTCATGCCCGCCAAGGACAAATAGCCTGAAATACCTTTTCTTCCCGGCCACCGTGTAGTCCCGGACCTGCTCCAGGCTGTAGCCATCCACCGTGTCGGCGGAAGTTTCGTTGCTCATGACCAGCACCCGCCCTTGCGGGGCGAGGCAACCCTTCACCGCGACAAGAAGCTTCTGCCAGGGCATGAAGGCCCGGCTGACGATGAGCCCGGCCTCGCGTCTGGCCGGGGGGAGCGCTTCCATGCGGGCGCAGATGACCCTGGTCCGGGGCAGCTTCATGTGCGCCACGGCCTGCTCCATGAAGATGGCCCGCTTTTGCCGGGGCTCCACCAGATAATAATCGCCCTGCTGCCAGAAGACGCGTAGCGGGATGCCCGGCAAGCCCGCTCCCGCGCCCAGATCCAAGGTCTGGGCGGGCTGGGGCGCGAGGGTCTGCAGCAGATCCGCCAGATGCCAGGAGTCCTGGATCAGGGTATCGAGGATTTCGGTCCAGGTCGCGGGCCCGACCAGATTCATGCGGCTGTTCCACTTGACGAGAAGACCAAGATAGACGCTTAAGAGGCGGGCCTGGTCATCGGTCAGGACCCGTCCCAGGCCTTGGGCCCTGACGGCGATTTCACGCGCGTCCGGAAAAGAATTCATAGACATTCCTTGTTCACGTCGGGGACGGGTTTCACTGGGTTACACCTTACAGGCATTTGCCCGGGGCGCTGCCCGCAAGGCGCAGCCCCGGGGGATTTTCCCTTTACCTGCGCGGGGGCTGCGGATACAAGCAGCTCAGTTTTTTGATTGGAGGAACAATGACCACACAGAGCATAGTATTTCCCGGCCAGGGATCGCAGGAGCCCGGGATGGGCCGGGATCTGGCCGAACACTGGTCCGAGGCCATGGACTTGTGGAAAAAAGCCGAGCGTCTGAGCGGCCTGCCGTTGCGCGAAATATATTGGGACGGTGACGAAAACGCCATGGCGGTGACGCGGAATCTGCAACCCGCCCTGACAGTTGTCAATATGAACCTGTGGTGTTTTGTGGCCGAAAAGCTGAGCCCCGCAGGAATGGCCGGGCACAGCCTGGGCGAATTCGCGGCCCTGTTCGCGGCCCGGGTCCTTTCCCTGGACAACGTCCTGGAGCTGGTCTGCCTGCGCGGCAGGCTCATGGACGAGGCTGTGAACCAGGACGGCCGCATGGCCGCCATCCTGAAGCTCGATCAGGCCAAGGTCGAAGAACTGGTCGCGGCCGCAGCCGGCCTGACCGGCCAGGAAATCCGCATCGCCAACTACAACACCCCGGGCCAGTTCGTGATCAGCGGACATGCCCAGGCCGTGGACCATGTCTGCGCGGGGGTCAAACCCCTGAAGGGCCGGGCCCTGGTCCTGCCGGTCAGCAACGCGTTCCATTCTCCGTACATGAGCGAAGCCGGAGACGAGCTCGCCAAATTCATGGACAAGCTTGATTGGCGCGACCCGCAGACCCCGGTCTATCTGAACGTTACGGCCAGGCCCGAAGCTGACGCCCGGGCGCTGAAAGAGACCGTGAAGCGCCAGATGACCTCGTCCGTGTACTGGACCCAGATCATCGAAAACCAGTACGCCGACGGCATGCGCTCCTTTATCGAACTGGGCCCCAAGGGCGCCCTGTCGCGCATGATCTCCCAGATATTGAAAGACCGGGACGGGGCCCAGACCCTGTCCGTCAGCACTCTTGAACACGCCGCTAGCCTTTGAGGAGACTCTGGCATGAAAGCCAAAAACTATATTTCTGAAAAATTGACCGCACTCATGGCCGCCAAAGGGCAGGCCCTTCCGGCCAAGACCACCATCGAGGCCCCCAAAAGCGAACAGCACGGCGACATGGCCACCAACATCACCATGGTCATGCCCAAGGAAAAAGGCCAGAACCCGCGCACCGTGGCCGAGGCGCTGAAAACCGAACTGCTGGCCATGTGCCCCGAGATCGAGAGCATCGAAATCGCCGGGCCGGGCTTCATCAATTTCACGTTCAAGCCCGTCTTCTGGCAGGAAGTGGCCCTGGCAGCCCTGGAAAACAAAGCCGACTTCGGCCGCATCGATGTCGGCCAGGGCCGCAAGGTGCAGGTCGAGTACGTGTCCGCCAACCCCACCGGCCCCCTGCATATCGGGCACGGACGCGGCGCGGCCGTGGGCGACAGCCTGACCCGCATCCTGCGCTTCACCGGACACGAGGTCGAGACCGAGTACTATTTGAACGACGCCGGACGCCAGATGCGCCTTTTGGGACTGGCCGTGTGGGTGCGCTACCAGCAGGCCTGCGGCATCGAGATCCCCTTCCCCGAGGACTGCTACCGCGGCGACTACATTAAAGACATCTCCGCCGCCCTCCTGGCCGAAAAAGGCAAGGCCCTGCTGGACCTGCCCGAGGAAGAGGCTCTGGACCTGTGCTACGAACGCGGCATGACGGACATCCTGAACGGCATCAAGCAGGACCTCATCGATTTTCGCGTCGAACACCAGCACTGGTTCTCGGAAAAGAGCCTGGTCGACGGCGGCCAGGTCGAGGCATCCCTGAACCGTCTCCTGGCCGAAGGCCGGGCCTATGAAAAGGACGGGGCGCTGTGGTTTCGGTCCACGGACCACGGCGACGACAAGGACCGCGTGCTCAGAAAATCCGACGGTCTTTTGACCTATTTCGCCTCCGACATTGCTTACCATGACAACAAGATCGCTCGCGGCTTCGACATGATGGTCGACATCTGGGGCGCGGACCACCACGGCTACGTGCCGCGCATGAAGGCGGCCATCGAGGCCCTGGGCAAGGACCGCGAATCCCTACAGGTCATTCTGGTGCAGCTTGTGAACCTGATCCAGGGCGGCGAGCAGATCGCCATGTCCACCCGCGCCGGCAAGTTCGAAACCCTGGCCGATGTCTGCGCCGAGGTGGGCGTGGATGCGGCGCGTTTCATCTTCCTGTCGCGCAAGAGCGACTCGCACCTGGATTTCGACCTCGACGTGGTCAAACAGCAGTCCATGGACAACCCGGTCTACTACGTACAGTACGCCCACGCCCGCATCAGCTCGCTCATGCGCAAGGCCGAGGAACAGGGCGTGGCCCTGCCCGAGCCGTCGGGCGCGCTCATGGCCCTCTTGACCACCCCCGAGGACAAGGCCCTGTTTAAAGCCCTGGACGCCTTCGAGGACACACTGGAACTGGCTGCCCGGACCCTCTCGCCGCATCACGTCAGCTACTACCTGATGGAACTTGCGGGACTGCTGCACCGTTATTATACTGTTCACCACATTCTGTCCGGGGACGACCAGGCGCTGCTGCAGGCCCGCATTCTTCTTTTCCAAGCCGTGGCCGGGGTACTCAAAGCCGGTCTTGATCTGCTGGGAGTGAACGCGCCCGAGCGCATGTAGAGCAATCGGACTTTACCGCATCATGATTACACGCAAATCAAGCACCACCAAAAAGAAAGACAAGAACAAGCTCAGTTTTCAGCTTGGCTTGTCGGGTTTTTTGTCGCTGGCCGTGCTTGTGGTTATCGGCATGGCCTGGTCATTCATTCTTGGCATCATCGTGGGACGCGGCTACCAGCCCGAAAAAATGGCCATGGAGATGGCCCAGAAGGTGCTCCCCGAAGACTTTCCGCTGCTGACTGAAAAGAATGAGGAAGTCCTGAAAGGAGAGGAACTTGAATTCTTCGACAAACTGAAGCAGGGGCCCACTTCCGTGGCTCCGGCTCCAGCCCCGCAGGCCAAGGCGCCAACACCTCCTCCGGTCAAGCCGGAGACCGCTGCCGCGCCCAAGCCGCAACAGTCGGCCATTGACGCGGCCCTGCAGTCGGCAGCGGTCGCGGCCGGCCAGAGTCCGACCCCGGCGGCAAAAGTCGCCAAGGAGGAGGTCTTTGTCTTCAACTATCAGGTCGCGGCCCTGGCTTCCATGGAGCAGGCCCAGACCTTCCTGAAAAAGCTCGATCCGTCGAAATTCAAGACGTCCGTGGTCACGGCCACCCACGAGGGCAAGACCTGGTACCGTGTCTACGTGCATCATCAGGGCACCGTGGACTCGGCCCTGGCCCTCAAGGAACAGCTCAAGGGCAGCGGCATCGGCGGCATGCTGCTGCGCTCCCGCACTCCGCTCTGATCCTGCGCCGTTTCACGCACGCCGGGCATCACATCCTGTCTGAAGGAGACATCCATGCATCACGAATTTTTTGACCTCGGGCCACGGCGGGGACGTAATATTTACGTACTGCCCGTCCCATACGAAGGCACGGTCAGCTACGGCACGGGCACGCGCCTGGGCCCGGAGGCGCTGTTCCGGGCCAGCGTGCAGATTGAATCCTTTGACGCGGAACTGGACCTTGATCTGGCCGATCTGGCCCACTTTACCCCGCTCCCCGTGGTCCATCCCCCGGCCAGCGGTCCCGATGGTCTGCACCAGGCCATGCGCGAACACCTCAAGGGACTCGACGCGACCAAGGACTTCGTCCTGACACTGGGCGGCGAGCACTCGGTGCCCTTACCCCTTTTCGAATTCTACCGGCAGGCCCATCCCGACCTGGCCCTGCTGCACATCGATGCCCATGCGGACCTGCGCGAAAGCTACGAGGACAGCCCGTATTCCCACGCCTGCATCATGGCCCGGGCCCGGCAGCTGGGCATCCCCCTGGCCCAGATCGGCATCCGCTCCCTTTGCCGGGAGCAACGGGACTACATGCGCGCGCAGAACCCCTCGGAACTCATGACCCTCTTCGCCTGGGACCTGCCCACTCCTGGCGAGGCGGCAGAACGCATCCGGGCCTTTATCGGGGGCAGGCCCCTGTATATCTCTTTCGACGTGGACGGCATGGACCCCAGCGTCATCCCCGGCACGGGCACACCCGAACCCGGCGGCATCCCCTACAGGTGGATGACCCGCTTCTGCAAAGAGCTGTGGCTCGACGGACTGGGCCCGAAGCTGGTCGGCATGGACATGTGCGAACTCGCGCCCATTCACGGCTCCCAGGCATCGGAGACCGCCGCCGTCAAGCTCATCCAGCGCATCCTGACCGCCTGGCTCGGACTCGCCTGATAATGAGCACCGTAGGCGATCTCTTGACCCTCAAGGTCGAAAAACTGCTCTGGCGCGGGCGCGGTCTGGCCCGCCAGGACTCGGGACAGGTGGTCATGATCGAACCCGGCGTGCTGCCGGAAGAGGTTGTGGACGTACGCGTGACCAAGACGGCCAAGGATTTCCTGCAGGCCGAGGCCGTAAAGATCCAAAGCCCCTCGCCGCTGCGCGGAATTCATCCCTGTCCCCACGCCGCGGACTGCGGGGGTTCGCGCTTCGGCATGGTCGCTCCGGAAACGGGCACGCAGCTCAAGGCGGACATCCTGCGCGACGCCCTGCCCCGCGCGCTTGGCCGGGATCACGGCCTGCGCATTCCCGAGCTCCGGGTCGTGCCCAGCCCCCAGGGCTGGCGCTACCGCCAGCGCGGCCAGATCCATGTCGCCTCCGGCCTTCCCCACGCCATGGGCCACGCCAGCAACGACCTCGTTCCCCTGACCGACTGCCACCTTTTGGCCGCGCCCCTGGCCAGTGCCATGCCCGCCCTGGCAAAAGGCCTGCCAGACGGCCGCTTCACCATCGCGGCCAGCCCGGACACGGGGCAGACCGCAACGGAACGGGACAACGTGCTGCTGCCCTTCTCCTTCCCCGATTTCGGTCTGACCCTGCAACTGCCGCCGAGCACCTTTTTCCAGGCCAATTGGGCGCTGAACCAGCATCTGGTGCGCAGCACCGTGGACGCGCTGCATGGCTTTGAACGCATCGCCGACCTCTTCTCCGGAGCGGGAAATTTCGCCCTGCCCCTGGCCAGTCGGGGCAAATCCGTACTGGCCGTGGAAGGCTCGGCCCCGGCCGTGGATACCGGCATGCGCAACGCCGATCGGCTGGCCCTGAAGTCGGTCACTTTCCGCGATGCCAACCTGGCAAAACCGGCCGCCTGGAAAATGGTGGAAGACTTCGCCCCCCGCGCCGCCATCCTGGACCCACCCCGCACCGGCGCCAAGGGCATCGGCCGCACCCTTCTGGGCATGCCGGGCCTTGAACGCCTGGCCTGGGTCTCCTGCGACGTGGTCAACACCGTCCGCGACGCAAAGCCGCTCCTTGCGGCCGGCTGGAGCATCTCGTCCCTGACCCTCTTCGACATGTTCCCCGGCACCTGGCACATGGAAGTGCTTATGATCCTCGACCGTCCGTAAGGGCAACCCTGTATCCTGAAACCTGACTGGTCCCCAAGGCTTGCGCCAAAACGCGGAGAACTGTAGGACATCCTTCACACTTCACAGCCGCCGGGGGAGCACATGATTGCAGAGGCGATAAACAAGGTCTGGCTCAAGCACTATGATCAGGAAGTCAGTCCGAGCCTGGACTATGAAACCGTTCCGCTCTTCGAAATTCTGGAGCGTGCGGCGGCCAGCTATCCGGACCGTCCAGCCATAGTCTTCAACAACTGGAGCGTGAGCTACAAAAAGCTCAAGCGTCTGGTGGATCTTGCCGCTGCCAACCTGAAAAAGGCCGGGGTCAAACCCGGTGAGCGGGTGGCCATCATGCTGCCCAACTGTCCGCAGACGGTCATCACCTACTGGGCCTGCCTCAAGCTCGGGGCCGTGGTCGTCATGACCAATCCCTTGTACATGGAGAAGGAGCTGCTCCATCATTTCAACGATTCCGAGGCCAAAACCCTCATCACGTTGAATCTGCTCTGGAAACGCGTGGACGCCCTGCGCTCCAGGCTGCACCTGCGGCGCATCTTCGTGACCTCCATCGCCGACTGTCTGAGCTTTCCGCTAAGCGTCCTCTACACGCTCAAATCCAGGCGCGAATACAAGCTCGAACCCATCCCGTACGACAGCACGCACGTGCTGCCCTGGAAAGGACTTCTCAAGCGGGCGACCATCGAACCGCCCCATCCCGTCGATCCCGTGAAGGATCTGGCTGCGCTGCAATACACCGGCGGCACCACGGGCGTGTCCAAGGGCGTCATGCTGACCCATGCCAATCTGGGCTACAACGCCCAGCAGGCCCGGGCCATCCTGCACACCATCAAGGACTCGGGCGAGGTCATGCTCGGCCTTTTGCCTTTTTTTCACATTTACGGGCTGACTGTCTGCGTCAATTTCGGCACCCTCATCGGCGCGACGCTGGTACCCATGGCCAAGTTCGTGCCTCTGGACGTGCTTAAGACCATCCACAAGAAAAGACCGACCATCTTTCCCTGCGCGCCGTCGATCTTCATCGCCCTCTTGCAGCAGAAGAACCTGCACAAATATGATCTTTCCTCCGTGCGCTACTGCATCTCCGGCTCCGCGCCCATGCCTGTGCCGATCATGGAAAAATTCAACAGCCTGAGCAACGGGGCCAACATCATCGAAGGCTTCGGCCTGACCGAAGCGTCGCCCATCACGCACCTCAATCCCCTGCGCGGCAACAGCAAGAACGGCTCCATCGGTCTGCCCTTTCCCGACACCGACGCCGCCATCGTGGACATGGAAGTAGGTTCCCTGCCGCTGCCCGTGGGCAAGATAGGAGAACTTGTCGTGCGCGGCCCGCAGGTCATGCAGGGCTACTGGAAACGCCCCGACGAGACGGCCAGCGTGCTCAGAAACGGCTGGCTCTATACCGGCGACATCGCGTACATGGACGAGGACGGCTTTTTTTTCATCGTCGACCGCAAGAAGGATCTGATCATCACCGGCGGGTACAACGTCTACCCGCGCGAAATCGACGAAGTGCTGCATGAACACCCGGCCATCAAGGAGGCCGTCAGCGTGGGCATCACGCACAAGACCCGCGGCGAGATCATCAAAGCCTACATCGTGCTGCGCGAGGGCGAGAGCCTGACCAAAGCCGACGTCATCGCCTTCTGCAAGGAGAAGCTGGCCAATTACAAGGTGCCGAAACAGGTCGAGTTCAGGGACGATCTGCCCAAGAGCATCGTCGGCAAGGTCCTGCGCCGGGTCATCCGCGAAGAAGAGGACCGCAAGGCTCACGATCATTGCGAGTGCAACGGAAACGGTGAAGACATTGAAGCAAACGGCGACGAGAAGGATCGATAGCCAGGCGCGTGTCGTTTTTTGCGACCGCCTGTGAAACGCCTGCCGGGCCACCCTTGACAGCCGCCGAGCCGGTACTTATTTCAATTAAATCAAAAAGGGGAGTAGCTAGCGGTTCCCGGGCCAACCCGGCAACCGACCCGTGGTTCGTCAGTACGGCGCATACGCCCGGACCCGGGAATCCGACAACGGTCGAGATCAGCAAGACCTTTATCCACATGAACACGGGTAAAGGTCTTTTTCTTTACCCCGGATGTAAACGGAGAAAAAAATGAACCTGCTGAAGACCACGTTTCTCTTGACCCTGCTGACGCTGCTGCTTGTCGCCATGGGCGGCGCCATCGGCGGCAAGTCCGGGATGATCATCGCCTTTGTCATTGCCGGCGGCATGAACTTCTTTGCCTACTGGAACTCGGACAAGATCGTCCTCAAGATGTACAAAGCCCGCGAAGTGACTCGCGCCGACAGTCCGGATTTCTACGGCATCGTCGAAAACCTGGCGCGCAAGGCGAACATGCCCATGCCCAAGGTCTACGTCATCCCGTCGGACAGCCCCAACGCCTTCGCCACCGGCCGCAACCCGGAGCATGCAGCGGTCGCCGCCACCACGGGCATCATGCGCATCCTCTCGCGCGACGAGCTTGAAGGAGTCATGGCCCACGAACTGACTCACGTCATGAACCGCGACACCCTTATCGCCACCGTCGCCGCGACCATCGCCGGAGCCATCTCCATGCTCGGCAGCATGCTGCAGTGGGCGGCCATTTTCGGCATGGGACGCAGCAACGACGAGGAAGGCGGCGGAAGCGTGCTCGGCAGCCTGGCCATGGCCATCATCGCGCCCATCGCGGCCATGCTCATCCAGATGGCCGTTTCGCGTTCGCGCGAATTCATGGCCGACGAGGGCGGCGCGAAAATGTGCGGCAAACCGAAAGCCCTGGCCAGCGCGCTCATGAAGCTGCAGCAGTCCGCAACCAGAGCCCCCATGGAGGAAGCCACCCAGGCCACCTCGCACATGTTCATCGTCAATCCGCTCTCGGCATCAAAGCTGGCCAGCCTCTTTTCAACCCACCCCGCGACCGAAGACCGCGTGGCCAGACTCATGGCCATGTAAGGCTGGAATCTTTTCCTGAAAAAAGAGCCCTCTCCACACGCCGTGGAGGGGGCTCTTTTTGTTCAGGCAATCGTGACTAGTGCTTTGAAAACCACGGCTGCCCGTACCAGGCCCGGGCGGATTGGCCCGAGTTGTCCGTGTCGGTCATGATGGCAACGGCGTCGATTTCCTCGATATCCTCGCCAAAGACCTGTTTCCAGTCCTCGCGGATGTTGCGCTTTTCCGT is a genomic window of Desulfomicrobium baculatum DSM 4028 containing:
- the speB gene encoding agmatinase, whose protein sequence is MHHEFFDLGPRRGRNIYVLPVPYEGTVSYGTGTRLGPEALFRASVQIESFDAELDLDLADLAHFTPLPVVHPPASGPDGLHQAMREHLKGLDATKDFVLTLGGEHSVPLPLFEFYRQAHPDLALLHIDAHADLRESYEDSPYSHACIMARARQLGIPLAQIGIRSLCREQRDYMRAQNPSELMTLFAWDLPTPGEAAERIRAFIGGRPLYISFDVDGMDPSVIPGTGTPEPGGIPYRWMTRFCKELWLDGLGPKLVGMDMCELAPIHGSQASETAAVKLIQRILTAWLGLA
- the htpX gene encoding zinc metalloprotease HtpX yields the protein MNLLKTTFLLTLLTLLLVAMGGAIGGKSGMIIAFVIAGGMNFFAYWNSDKIVLKMYKAREVTRADSPDFYGIVENLARKANMPMPKVYVIPSDSPNAFATGRNPEHAAVAATTGIMRILSRDELEGVMAHELTHVMNRDTLIATVAATIAGAISMLGSMLQWAAIFGMGRSNDEEGGGSVLGSLAMAIIAPIAAMLIQMAVSRSREFMADEGGAKMCGKPKALASALMKLQQSATRAPMEEATQATSHMFIVNPLSASKLASLFSTHPATEDRVARLMAM
- a CDS encoding long-chain-fatty-acid--CoA ligase, which codes for MIAEAINKVWLKHYDQEVSPSLDYETVPLFEILERAAASYPDRPAIVFNNWSVSYKKLKRLVDLAAANLKKAGVKPGERVAIMLPNCPQTVITYWACLKLGAVVVMTNPLYMEKELLHHFNDSEAKTLITLNLLWKRVDALRSRLHLRRIFVTSIADCLSFPLSVLYTLKSRREYKLEPIPYDSTHVLPWKGLLKRATIEPPHPVDPVKDLAALQYTGGTTGVSKGVMLTHANLGYNAQQARAILHTIKDSGEVMLGLLPFFHIYGLTVCVNFGTLIGATLVPMAKFVPLDVLKTIHKKRPTIFPCAPSIFIALLQQKNLHKYDLSSVRYCISGSAPMPVPIMEKFNSLSNGANIIEGFGLTEASPITHLNPLRGNSKNGSIGLPFPDTDAAIVDMEVGSLPLPVGKIGELVVRGPQVMQGYWKRPDETASVLRNGWLYTGDIAYMDEDGFFFIVDRKKDLIITGGYNVYPREIDEVLHEHPAIKEAVSVGITHKTRGEIIKAYIVLREGESLTKADVIAFCKEKLANYKVPKQVEFRDDLPKSIVGKVLRRVIREEEDRKAHDHCECNGNGEDIEANGDEKDR
- a CDS encoding class I SAM-dependent RNA methyltransferase: MSTVGDLLTLKVEKLLWRGRGLARQDSGQVVMIEPGVLPEEVVDVRVTKTAKDFLQAEAVKIQSPSPLRGIHPCPHAADCGGSRFGMVAPETGTQLKADILRDALPRALGRDHGLRIPELRVVPSPQGWRYRQRGQIHVASGLPHAMGHASNDLVPLTDCHLLAAPLASAMPALAKGLPDGRFTIAASPDTGQTATERDNVLLPFSFPDFGLTLQLPPSTFFQANWALNQHLVRSTVDALHGFERIADLFSGAGNFALPLASRGKSVLAVEGSAPAVDTGMRNADRLALKSVTFRDANLAKPAAWKMVEDFAPRAAILDPPRTGAKGIGRTLLGMPGLERLAWVSCDVVNTVRDAKPLLAAGWSISSLTLFDMFPGTWHMEVLMILDRP